From Veillonella dispar, one genomic window encodes:
- a CDS encoding ESPR-type extended signal peptide-containing protein → MNKVFKVVYSKSKGCYVVVPETAKNNNGKKKVLASVLAGLAVAGAMGGVAPLEAQAGYDTSGSHVNIWADTYPKSNGQNYNVGQNSIVVGYQNTTDDVAGHDGKVAIGAKNTSTNNATTAVGNRNTATGGAATAVGAGNTASGNGSVAVGNVNNADAKAAVAIGTYNNVNYTKGSWETTPKNAGEYSTVVGNYSSATGTSASAMGVYTNATGAGSFAAGYNNNAKGQNSVAIGSENTSHVADTVTLGQFNNAKTMGGISIGKNNLTDSTNGGRNFAATADENSQIAIGRDNEATHLDTIAIGRETKASGSGATVIGARAEASGNNAIAIGQSGKDSPKVIAKGVNSIAIGMQSQTEGESGVAVGAGTRANGQYGVAVGHVAKANVTRGTALGDVAEANIAEGVALGASSVTTTDKGVVGYNPSDPHERKYSPLTGNVKTATTAAVSIGNGQQMTRQLTGLAAGTADTDAVNVAQLKNVGVAVTGNTGKSDFLTDGGKLNVIGTGRVSTVAAHDGAKDSKITVGFDDKGMVKAGKNVTVNEVTVDGRTTYTINAADTAAKYDFLTNATANGGKLDGEATPTKVQSGTTVNYAAGKNLTVKQDIETSLGQQTYTYSLNKDLKEITSITNNGGPTMNFGSNNISITGGNLDLGNNNITNLKSGGDVINNAANIGDVTRISKANDLHIAPTAGTNNNVAEYTVDANKKVTLTYQDGNGKTVNGPKAVIDLSGLKTGDMSSFNVKSTATEGKVAQGSAGVQEIRDGKTVEMQAGKNMTIKQTNNNGNAAVEFALNKDIDLTPDGSIKIGDTNITDNGLTINGGPSITKTGINAGGLNITNVKAGVNDNDAVNVSQLKQVRADERHIKPGEYAVDNNGKVTMTYVDGNNKDVPNETAVITGIAKQDLSNINNGGKTVIKNLAKEAIDMENGKNTTASHRDVNGVKTFKVDVEGDLTDITSITNKAGDGKIAFGGNQTVNVAGDHNIAINAKAGDITGLTNVTLDAPDFAKKGRAATEEQLNIVNNKFNNTVGLTGNTGATELQKLNKQGGLSFGVVGANNGEYIKTTASGSNVVADLSDSAKNKLNSTVEVQGKNAAKVTSTVVNNADGSTKTIYTVDVNNVKPTAASTEKVQAKADVAGSSDKNIAKVSPKAGENFGDAGATYEVNVSRNDVKDAAREAVTVNTTNTTNNPITVTPVQDEANHNTTYQVTFDGNKAAKQIPLTYKANGQNAQTVTLDKGLNFTNGKNTTASVDAEGVVKYDVNKDLVNINSISNTTNGPKMEFGPNSINITNGPINMGDQNITNLKSGGDVVNNAANIGDVTRISKANDLHIAPTSSNRQGETTTSYAYDAASKSVTLKYNDGNGANQSGTVAKIDLSGLADQIKDGYSFSTDAKGNVVGNHAVTPVANGKTVSYAAGKNLTVAQNIDNATGEHTYTYALSNDVDLTPNGSLKIGDTILNNGGLTITGGPSVTKTGINAGNLNITNVKAGVNDTDAVNVKQLKDSRTVVTSNDKSVTVNKTENGNQVTYDLHVAPGAAQSVWNVKSTGNTTADSEAAAKTITDGKTVEMAAGKNLTVKQTSNEDGAKVEFGLAGDLTNIKTIKNEGPATFTIGGNEFKFDGGNVNMGDNNITNLKSGGDVINNAANIGDVKRISKANDIHIKDKTYTVNADKTVTLEYVDGNDNAVNKTAKIDLSNLPTGDKAAVESVVKKSAAAGDTNIADITVADGKQTGDANAKYEVNVSRNAVKDAAREAVTVNTTNTTNNPITVTPVQDETNHNTTYTVTFDGDKAAKQIPLTYKANGSNDQKVTLDKGLNFTNGSNTTASVAADGVVKYDLNNNVNLTPSGSLTIGDTVVNNGGLTISGGPSVLKTGINAGNLNITNVKAGVNDTDAVNVKQLKDSRTVVTSNDKSVTVNKTENGNQVTYDLHVAPGAAQSTWNVKSSGNTTADSETTAKTISDGKTVEMAAGKNLTVKQTSNNDGAKVEYALSDDIKVGNDGKDGKDGVDGKIGVNGKDGSAVVINGKDGSIGLNGKDGKDGLTIRGANGQDGVNGTNGTNGITRIVYEDKNNNKHEVATTDDGLKFTGNNTDVVNKNKLNSLVKVQGEGVDKTTSASFKSASGNINVKADGTDTLEVQLNKDLKNITSIKNDGPATMTIGGNEFKFNGGNVNMGGNNITNLKSGGDVIDNAANIGDVTRISKANDLHIAPTKSDRAGEATTSYSYNVADKSVTLKYNDGNGANQANTIAKIDLSGLADQIKDGYSFSTDAKGNVVGNHAVTAVGNGKTVSYAAGDNLTITQKIDNTTGEQTYTYALSNDIKVGNDGKDGKDGVDGKIGVNGKDGSAVVINGKDGSIGLNGKDGKDGLTMKAKDGQPGVNGKDGITRIVYEDNSKNTHEVATLDDGMKYAGDDAQGADKSKVIAKKLNETMDVVGGADKSKLTDNNIGVNNVDGKLKVQLSKEVNLTPSGSLTIGDTVVNNGGLTISGGPSVLKTGINAGNLNITNVKAGVNDTDAVNVKQLKSAKTEVKAGDNVTVDKTIGADGQNIYTVNAKATNLGDAELNYTANGGAKQKVKLSEGLNFVDGNYTKASVDANGVVKYDVTLGKVRDGVDGKPGVDGENGIATVKTLVDTINNSGWKGDVTGNTVGDHSATIVKPGTTVNFGAGKNLTVEQIVDKVTGNHTYNYALSDDIKVGNDGKDGKPGVDGKIGVNGKDGSAVVINGKDGSIGLNGKDGKDGLTFKGANGQDGVDGKNGTNGMTRIVYEDSNKNKHEVATTDDGLKFTGNNESVVNKNKLNSTVKVKGEGVTEEQEKTFESAAGNIAVTADGNDTLNIRLNKNIKGIDSIQTKEIHLGTPDNYTTIKKDGDRIKYGDKTFANTDDIWTIQANGTDVPANGGKVNVKGADGITVSKSANGEMTISGAGLGTMNSFNVKSSGNTTADSETTAKRITDGKTVEFSGGKNLTVKQTSDENGAKVEYALSNNVDLTNKGSVTIGDTKITDGGLVINNGPSVTKDGINAGNKQITNVDDGVNDTDAVNVRQLKAAKTNLVDGQNTKVTGDGSKANPYKVNVEGDLNKITSITNNEGDGKLEFKGDQVVNVAGDNTIKLDGKTGDITGLTNKTLDSADFATKGRAATEEQLKLVQQEAAKKSTEKVQAKADANNIAKVAPKAGDTFGAAGATYEVSVDKNDVKDAAREAVTVTGDNKAITVDVQPNATNHTTNYQVNFNGNEAAKQIPLTYKENGGNARTVMLSEGLDFSNGVNTTAHTDANGKVSFDVKGDLTNITSISNNSNGPKVSFGGDTVNITGGNLNMGGNKITNVQKGTNDTDAVNVKQLKDSRTTLTSDDQSVVLKKTESADGGLNYDLSVKGAVDPRVDQLNEEIGRVGAQGAALSALKPMQYDPLEPTQIMAGYGNYRGNSAIAVGVAHYKNESTMFHGGLSWAGGSSHMMANAGVTWKVGNRDAEAAVADRYRKGPISSAYAVQTEMAAMKAQNAGLKGEVSDLKYENEQIKAQNAGLQSEVEVLKAQMAAMMAKMGM, encoded by the coding sequence ATGAATAAGGTTTTTAAGGTCGTTTATAGCAAATCTAAAGGCTGCTACGTAGTAGTACCTGAAACTGCTAAAAATAATAACGGCAAGAAAAAAGTATTGGCTAGTGTATTAGCTGGCTTGGCTGTAGCTGGTGCTATGGGTGGTGTTGCTCCTCTAGAAGCACAAGCAGGTTATGATACTAGTGGTAGTCATGTAAATATTTGGGCTGATACTTATCCAAAAAGTAATGGTCAAAACTATAACGTTGGGCAAAACTCCATCGTTGTAGGTTACCAAAATACTACGGATGATGTAGCTGGTCATGATGGCAAAGTAGCTATTGGTGCAAAAAATACATCAACTAATAATGCGACTACTGCTGTAGGTAATAGAAATACGGCTACAGGTGGTGCGGCAACAGCTGTTGGTGCTGGTAATACTGCATCTGGCAATGGTTCTGTTGCTGTTGGTAATGTAAATAATGCTGATGCTAAGGCTGCTGTTGCTATTGGTACCTACAATAATGTTAATTACACCAAAGGCTCTTGGGAAACAACGCCTAAAAATGCAGGCGAATATTCTACTGTAGTAGGTAATTACTCTAGTGCCACTGGTACTAGCGCTTCTGCTATGGGTGTATATACTAATGCTACTGGTGCAGGTTCTTTTGCTGCTGGTTACAACAATAATGCAAAGGGCCAAAACTCAGTTGCCATTGGTTCTGAAAATACATCCCACGTGGCAGACACTGTAACTTTGGGTCAATTTAATAATGCTAAAACAATGGGTGGTATCTCCATCGGTAAAAATAACTTGACTGACTCCACAAATGGTGGCAGAAACTTTGCAGCGACTGCAGATGAAAACTCTCAAATCGCCATCGGTCGTGATAATGAAGCGACTCATTTAGATACAATTGCTATCGGTCGTGAAACTAAAGCATCCGGTTCTGGTGCTACTGTAATTGGTGCACGTGCAGAAGCTTCTGGTAACAATGCTATCGCTATCGGTCAAAGTGGTAAAGATTCTCCTAAAGTAATTGCTAAGGGTGTAAACTCTATTGCTATCGGTATGCAATCTCAAACTGAAGGTGAATCTGGTGTAGCTGTAGGTGCTGGTACTCGTGCAAATGGCCAATATGGTGTTGCCGTAGGTCATGTGGCTAAAGCTAATGTAACTAGAGGTACTGCTCTTGGTGATGTAGCAGAGGCTAATATTGCTGAAGGTGTAGCATTAGGTGCTTCTTCTGTTACAACTACAGATAAAGGTGTTGTAGGTTACAACCCATCCGATCCTCATGAACGTAAATATAGTCCTTTAACTGGTAATGTAAAAACAGCTACTACAGCTGCTGTATCTATCGGTAATGGTCAACAAATGACTCGTCAATTGACTGGTCTTGCTGCTGGTACTGCAGACACTGATGCTGTTAACGTAGCTCAATTGAAAAACGTTGGTGTTGCTGTAACTGGTAACACTGGTAAGAGTGACTTCTTAACTGATGGCGGTAAATTAAACGTGATCGGTACAGGTCGTGTATCTACTGTAGCGGCTCATGATGGTGCGAAAGACTCCAAAATCACTGTAGGCTTTGATGACAAAGGCATGGTGAAAGCTGGTAAAAACGTTACTGTTAACGAAGTAACTGTTGATGGTAGAACTACTTACACAATCAACGCTGCTGACACAGCTGCTAAATATGACTTCTTAACAAATGCTACAGCTAACGGTGGTAAACTTGACGGTGAAGCAACACCTACAAAAGTTCAAAGCGGTACTACAGTTAACTATGCAGCTGGTAAGAACTTAACAGTTAAACAAGATATTGAAACATCTCTTGGTCAACAAACATATACATATTCCTTGAATAAGGACCTTAAAGAAATTACATCCATCACTAACAATGGTGGTCCTACAATGAACTTTGGTTCTAACAACATCAGCATTACTGGTGGTAACTTGGATCTTGGTAATAACAACATCACTAACCTTAAATCTGGTGGCGATGTAATCAATAACGCTGCTAACATTGGTGACGTTACTCGTATCTCCAAAGCTAATGATTTACATATTGCACCTACAGCAGGCACTAACAACAATGTGGCTGAATACACTGTAGATGCTAACAAAAAGGTTACATTAACTTACCAAGATGGTAATGGTAAAACTGTTAACGGCCCTAAAGCAGTTATCGACTTGAGCGGTTTGAAAACTGGCGACATGAGCTCTTTCAACGTGAAATCTACTGCTACAGAAGGTAAAGTGGCACAAGGTTCTGCTGGCGTTCAAGAAATCCGTGACGGCAAAACTGTGGAAATGCAAGCCGGCAAAAACATGACCATTAAACAAACTAATAATAATGGTAATGCAGCTGTTGAATTTGCATTGAATAAAGACATCGATTTGACTCCAGATGGGTCTATCAAAATTGGTGACACTAACATCACTGACAATGGCTTGACTATTAACGGTGGTCCATCCATTACAAAAACTGGTATCAATGCTGGTGGTTTGAACATTACTAATGTGAAAGCTGGCGTAAACGACAACGATGCAGTTAACGTAAGCCAATTGAAACAAGTTCGTGCTGATGAACGTCACATCAAACCTGGTGAATACGCAGTTGATAACAACGGCAAAGTAACAATGACATACGTTGATGGTAACAACAAAGACGTTCCTAACGAAACTGCTGTTATCACAGGTATTGCTAAACAAGATCTTTCCAACATCAACAATGGTGGTAAGACTGTCATTAAAAACCTTGCTAAAGAAGCTATCGACATGGAAAACGGTAAGAACACAACTGCTTCTCACCGTGACGTAAATGGCGTTAAAACTTTCAAAGTAGACGTTGAAGGTGATTTAACAGACATTACATCCATCACTAACAAAGCTGGCGATGGCAAAATTGCATTTGGTGGTAACCAAACTGTAAACGTAGCAGGTGATCACAACATTGCTATTAATGCTAAAGCTGGTGACATCACTGGTTTAACTAACGTAACTTTAGATGCTCCTGACTTCGCTAAAAAAGGTCGTGCTGCAACTGAAGAACAATTGAACATTGTTAATAACAAGTTCAATAACACAGTTGGTTTGACTGGTAACACAGGTGCTACTGAATTACAAAAATTGAACAAACAAGGCGGCTTGAGCTTCGGCGTTGTAGGTGCTAACAATGGTGAGTACATCAAAACAACTGCTTCTGGTTCCAATGTAGTAGCTGACTTGTCCGACAGCGCTAAAAACAAATTGAACAGCACTGTTGAAGTTCAAGGTAAAAACGCTGCTAAAGTAACAAGTACAGTAGTTAACAATGCAGATGGTAGCACAAAAACTATCTACACTGTAGATGTAAACAACGTAAAACCTACGGCAGCTTCTACTGAAAAAGTACAAGCTAAAGCAGACGTAGCTGGTTCTAGCGATAAAAACATTGCTAAAGTTTCCCCTAAAGCTGGTGAAAACTTCGGTGATGCTGGTGCAACTTACGAAGTAAACGTATCCCGTAACGACGTTAAAGATGCAGCTCGTGAAGCAGTTACTGTAAATACTACAAACACAACTAACAACCCTATTACTGTTACACCTGTACAAGATGAAGCAAATCATAACACTACATACCAAGTAACATTCGATGGCAACAAAGCTGCTAAACAAATTCCTTTGACTTACAAAGCGAATGGCCAAAATGCTCAAACAGTTACATTGGATAAAGGTTTGAACTTCACAAACGGTAAAAATACAACAGCCTCTGTAGATGCTGAAGGCGTTGTTAAATACGATGTGAATAAAGATTTAGTTAATATCAATTCCATTTCCAATACTACAAATGGTCCAAAAATGGAATTTGGTCCTAACTCCATTAACATCACAAATGGCCCTATCAACATGGGTGACCAAAACATCACTAACCTTAAATCTGGTGGCGATGTAGTGAATAACGCTGCTAACATCGGCGACGTAACTCGTATTTCTAAAGCTAACGACTTGCACATTGCTCCAACATCTTCTAACCGTCAAGGTGAAACTACTACATCTTACGCTTATGATGCAGCAAGCAAATCTGTTACATTGAAATATAACGATGGTAACGGTGCTAACCAATCTGGTACAGTGGCGAAAATCGACTTGTCCGGTTTGGCTGATCAAATCAAAGACGGTTATTCCTTCTCCACTGACGCTAAAGGTAATGTAGTTGGTAACCATGCTGTTACACCTGTAGCAAATGGTAAAACTGTTTCTTATGCAGCAGGTAAAAACTTAACTGTTGCTCAAAATATTGATAATGCAACTGGTGAACATACTTACACATATGCATTGTCCAATGATGTTGATTTAACACCAAATGGTTCCTTGAAAATTGGTGACACAATTCTCAACAATGGTGGTTTAACAATTACAGGCGGCCCATCCGTTACTAAGACTGGCATCAACGCTGGTAACTTGAACATTACTAATGTGAAAGCAGGCGTAAATGATACTGATGCAGTTAACGTTAAACAGTTGAAAGACTCCCGTACAGTAGTTACATCTAACGATAAATCCGTAACAGTTAATAAAACTGAAAACGGTAACCAAGTTACTTATGACTTGCATGTAGCTCCAGGCGCTGCACAATCCGTATGGAATGTGAAATCCACTGGTAATACAACTGCTGACTCCGAAGCAGCTGCAAAAACTATCACTGACGGTAAAACAGTTGAAATGGCAGCAGGTAAAAACTTGACTGTTAAACAAACTAGCAACGAAGACGGAGCTAAAGTTGAATTCGGTTTAGCTGGTGACTTGACTAACATCAAGACTATTAAAAACGAAGGTCCTGCTACTTTCACAATCGGCGGCAACGAATTCAAATTCGATGGCGGCAATGTGAACATGGGCGATAATAACATCACTAACCTTAAATCTGGTGGCGATGTGATCAATAACGCAGCTAACATTGGCGACGTTAAACGTATCTCCAAAGCTAACGACATTCATATCAAAGACAAAACATACACAGTGAACGCTGATAAAACAGTTACATTGGAATATGTTGATGGCAATGATAATGCAGTGAACAAAACAGCTAAGATCGACTTGAGCAACTTGCCAACAGGCGATAAAGCTGCTGTTGAAAGCGTTGTTAAAAAATCTGCTGCTGCAGGCGACACTAACATCGCTGACATCACTGTAGCTGACGGTAAACAAACTGGTGATGCGAATGCTAAATACGAAGTAAATGTTTCCCGTAATGCTGTTAAAGATGCAGCTCGTGAAGCAGTTACTGTAAATACTACGAACACTACTAACAACCCTATCACTGTTACACCTGTTCAAGATGAAACAAACCATAACACAACTTATACAGTAACATTTGATGGCGATAAAGCTGCTAAACAAATTCCTTTGACATACAAAGCGAATGGCTCTAACGACCAAAAAGTTACATTGGATAAAGGTTTGAACTTCACTAATGGTTCCAACACAACAGCTTCCGTAGCTGCTGATGGCGTAGTTAAATACGATCTTAACAACAACGTAAACTTGACTCCATCTGGTTCCTTAACTATTGGTGATACTGTTGTTAATAACGGTGGCTTAACTATTTCCGGTGGCCCATCTGTTCTTAAAACTGGTATCAACGCTGGTAACTTGAACATTACTAATGTGAAAGCTGGCGTAAACGATACTGATGCAGTTAACGTTAAACAGTTGAAAGATTCTCGTACAGTAGTAACTTCCAACGATAAATCCGTAACAGTTAACAAAACTGAAAACGGTAACCAAGTTACTTACGACTTGCATGTAGCTCCAGGTGCTGCACAATCCACATGGAATGTGAAATCCTCTGGTAATACAACTGCCGATTCCGAAACTACCGCAAAAACTATCTCCGATGGTAAAACAGTTGAAATGGCAGCAGGTAAAAACTTGACTGTTAAACAAACTAGCAACAACGACGGCGCTAAAGTTGAATACGCATTGTCCGACGACATCAAAGTTGGTAACGACGGTAAAGATGGCAAAGACGGCGTTGACGGCAAAATCGGCGTAAACGGTAAAGACGGCTCTGCTGTTGTAATCAACGGTAAAGACGGCTCCATCGGCCTCAATGGTAAAGATGGTAAAGACGGTCTTACTATCCGTGGCGCTAATGGTCAAGACGGCGTAAATGGTACAAACGGTACTAACGGTATCACTCGTATCGTATACGAAGACAAAAACAACAACAAACACGAAGTGGCTACTACTGATGACGGTTTGAAATTCACTGGTAATAACACTGATGTTGTAAACAAAAACAAATTGAACAGCCTTGTTAAAGTTCAAGGTGAAGGCGTAGATAAAACAACTTCTGCATCCTTCAAGAGCGCTTCTGGTAACATCAACGTAAAAGCTGATGGTACTGATACTCTCGAAGTTCAATTGAACAAAGATTTGAAAAACATCACCTCCATTAAGAACGATGGTCCTGCAACTATGACAATTGGCGGCAACGAATTCAAATTCAATGGCGGCAACGTGAACATGGGTGGCAACAACATCACTAACCTTAAATCTGGCGGCGATGTAATCGATAACGCAGCTAACATTGGCGACGTAACTCGTATTTCCAAAGCTAACGACTTACACATTGCACCAACTAAATCTGATCGTGCAGGTGAAGCTACTACATCTTACTCCTATAATGTGGCAGACAAATCCGTTACATTGAAATACAATGATGGCAATGGTGCTAACCAAGCTAATACAATCGCGAAAATCGACTTATCTGGTTTGGCTGATCAAATTAAAGACGGCTACTCCTTCTCCACAGATGCGAAAGGTAATGTAGTTGGTAACCACGCTGTAACAGCAGTAGGCAACGGTAAAACTGTATCCTACGCAGCAGGCGATAATTTGACAATTACTCAAAAAATCGATAATACAACTGGTGAACAAACTTATACATATGCATTGTCTAATGACATCAAAGTTGGTAACGACGGTAAAGATGGTAAAGACGGTGTTGATGGTAAGATCGGCGTAAACGGTAAAGATGGTTCTGCTGTTGTAATCAATGGTAAAGATGGTTCCATCGGCCTCAATGGTAAAGACGGTAAAGATGGTCTTACTATGAAAGCTAAAGATGGTCAACCTGGTGTAAACGGTAAAGATGGTATCACTCGTATCGTATACGAAGATAACAGCAAGAATACACACGAAGTAGCTACATTGGATGATGGCATGAAATATGCTGGCGACGATGCACAAGGTGCTGATAAATCCAAAGTTATCGCTAAGAAATTGAACGAAACTATGGATGTTGTTGGTGGTGCAGATAAGTCTAAATTGACTGACAACAACATCGGCGTAAACAACGTAGATGGCAAATTGAAAGTTCAATTGTCCAAAGAAGTTAACTTGACTCCATCTGGTTCCTTAACTATTGGTGATACTGTTGTTAATAACGGTGGCTTAACTATCTCTGGTGGCCCATCGGTTCTTAAAACTGGTATTAATGCTGGTAACTTGAATATCACTAACGTGAAAGCTGGCGTAAATGACACTGACGCAGTTAACGTAAAACAATTGAAATCCGCTAAGACAGAAGTTAAAGCTGGTGACAACGTAACAGTTGATAAAACAATTGGTGCTGATGGTCAAAACATTTACACAGTAAATGCAAAAGCAACTAACCTTGGCGATGCTGAACTTAACTACACAGCTAACGGCGGTGCTAAACAAAAAGTTAAATTGTCTGAAGGCTTGAACTTCGTTGACGGTAACTACACTAAAGCTTCCGTTGATGCAAATGGTGTTGTTAAATACGACGTAACACTTGGTAAAGTGAGAGACGGCGTTGACGGCAAACCAGGCGTAGATGGTGAAAATGGTATTGCAACAGTTAAAACTTTAGTAGATACAATCAACAACTCTGGTTGGAAAGGTGACGTTACTGGTAACACAGTAGGCGATCACAGTGCAACAATCGTAAAACCTGGCACAACTGTAAACTTCGGTGCAGGTAAAAACTTAACTGTTGAACAAATCGTTGATAAAGTAACTGGCAACCATACTTACAACTATGCATTGTCCGACGATATCAAAGTTGGTAATGATGGTAAAGACGGTAAACCAGGTGTTGACGGTAAGATCGGTGTAAACGGTAAAGACGGTTCTGCTGTTGTAATCAACGGTAAAGACGGCTCTATCGGCTTGAATGGTAAAGACGGTAAAGATGGTCTTACTTTCAAAGGTGCTAATGGTCAAGACGGCGTAGACGGTAAAAACGGTACTAATGGTATGACTCGTATCGTTTACGAAGATAGCAACAAGAACAAACACGAAGTTGCTACTACTGATGACGGCTTGAAATTCACTGGTAACAACGAAAGCGTTGTAAACAAAAACAAACTTAACTCCACAGTTAAAGTTAAAGGTGAAGGCGTTACTGAAGAGCAAGAAAAAACATTTGAATCTGCTGCAGGTAACATCGCTGTAACTGCTGATGGTAACGATACTTTGAACATTCGCTTGAATAAAAATATCAAAGGCATCGACTCCATCCAAACTAAGGAAATCCACTTAGGTACACCTGATAACTACACAACAATTAAGAAAGATGGAGACCGCATTAAATACGGCGATAAAACATTCGCTAACACTGACGATATCTGGACAATCCAAGCTAATGGCACAGATGTTCCAGCTAACGGCGGTAAAGTAAATGTTAAAGGTGCTGACGGTATCACAGTATCCAAATCTGCTAATGGCGAAATGACAATTAGCGGTGCTGGCCTTGGTACAATGAACAGCTTCAACGTTAAATCTTCTGGTAATACTACTGCTGATTCTGAAACAACAGCTAAGAGAATTACTGATGGTAAAACTGTTGAATTCTCCGGCGGTAAAAACCTCACTGTTAAACAAACTAGCGACGAAAACGGTGCTAAAGTAGAATATGCATTGAGCAACAATGTAGATCTTACTAATAAAGGTTCCGTAACAATTGGCGATACTAAGATCACTGATGGTGGCTTGGTAATCAACAATGGCCCATCCGTAACTAAAGATGGCATCAATGCTGGTAATAAACAAATTACTAACGTTGATGACGGTGTAAACGATACTGATGCGGTTAACGTACGTCAATTGAAAGCAGCTAAAACTAACCTTGTTGACGGTCAAAACACTAAAGTGACTGGCGACGGTTCTAAAGCTAACCCTTACAAAGTTAATGTTGAAGGCGATTTGAACAAAATCACTTCCATCACTAACAACGAAGGGGACGGTAAATTAGAATTCAAAGGTGACCAAGTAGTTAACGTAGCTGGCGACAACACAATCAAGCTTGATGGTAAAACTGGTGACATCACTGGCTTAACTAACAAAACTCTTGATTCCGCTGACTTCGCAACTAAAGGTCGTGCAGCAACTGAAGAACAATTGAAACTTGTTCAACAAGAAGCAGCTAAAAAATCTACTGAAAAAGTACAAGCTAAAGCTGATGCTAATAACATCGCTAAAGTAGCTCCTAAAGCTGGCGATACATTCGGTGCAGCTGGTGCAACATACGAAGTATCTGTAGATAAAAATGACGTTAAAGATGCAGCTCGTGAAGCAGTTACTGTAACAGGTGACAACAAAGCAATCACTGTAGATGTTCAACCAAATGCTACTAACCATACAACTAACTACCAAGTTAACTTCAATGGTAACGAAGCAGCTAAACAAATTCCATTGACTTACAAAGAAAATGGTGGCAATGCTAGAACAGTAATGTTATCTGAAGGTTTAGACTTCTCCAACGGCGTAAATACTACTGCTCACACTGATGCGAACGGTAAAGTATCCTTCGACGTGAAAGGTGACCTCACTAACATCACTTCCATTTCCAATAACTCCAATGGTCCTAAAGTATCCTTCGGTGGCGATACTGTAAATATCACTGGTGGCAACCTCAACATGGGTGGTAACAAAATCACTAATGTTCAAAAAGGCACTAATGATACTGATGCAGTAAACGTTAAACAGTTGAAAGATTCCCGTACTACATTGACATCTGATGACCAATCCGTAGTATTGAAGAAAACTGAATCTGCTGATGGCGGCTTAAACTATGACCTTTCCGTAAAAGGCGCAGTTGACCCTCGCGTTGATCAATTGAACGAAGAAATCGGTCGTGTAGGTGCACAAGGTGCAGCATTGTCCGCATTGAAACCTATGCAATACGATCCATTGGAACCAACTCAAATCATGGCTGGTTACGGTAACTACCGTGGTAACTCCGCGATTGCAGTGGGCGTAGCTCATTACAAAAACGAGTCCACAATGTTCCATGGCGGCTTGTCCTGGGCTGGCGGTTCTAGCCACATGATGGCAAACGCTGGTGTAACTTGGAAAGTTGGTAACAGAGATGCTGAAGCAGCTGTAGCAGACCGCTACCGCAAAGGCCCTATCAGCTCTGCATACGCAGTACAAACTGAAATGGCAGCAATGAAAGCTCAAAACGCCGGATTAAAAGGTGAAGTATCTGACTTGAAATATGAAAA